A window of Hemibagrus wyckioides isolate EC202008001 linkage group LG03, SWU_Hwy_1.0, whole genome shotgun sequence contains these coding sequences:
- the six3a gene encoding homeobox protein SIX3a, with protein MVFRSPLELYPSHFFLPNFADRPLLVASSAPSARSPEDLSMFQLPTLNFSAEQVASVCETLEETGDIERLGRFLWSLPVAPGACEAINKHESILRARAVVAFHTGNFRDLYHILENHKFTKDSHGKLQAMWLEAHYQEAEKLRGRPLGPVDKYRVRKKFPLPRTIWDGEQKTHCFKERTRSLLREWYLQDPYPNPSKKRELAQATGLTPTQVGNWFKNRRQRDRAAAAKNRLQHQAIGQNGMRSLSECTPHSSAESPCTAASPTTSVSSVTERADMATSILSVTSSDSECDV; from the exons ATGGTTTTCAGATCTCCTTTAGAGCTCTATCCCTCCCATTTCTTCCTGCCCAACTTCGCTGATCGGCCCTTGCTCGTGGCGAGCAGCGCGCCCAGCGCCCGGTCTCCCGAAGACTTGTCCATGTTTCAGCTACCGACCCTCAACTTCTCCGCGGAGCAGGTGGCGAGCGTCTGCGAGACGCTTGAGGAGACCGGCGACATCGAGCGACTGGGTCGCTTTCTGTGGTCGCTGCCGGTTGCGCCGGGCGCATGCGAGGCCATTAACAAACACGAGTCGATCCTGCGCGCCCGTGCTGTTGTCGCCTTCCACACGGGCAACTTCCGCGACCTCTATCATATCCTGGAAAACCACAAGTTCACCAAGGACTCGCACGGCAAACTGCAGGCCATGTGGCTCGAGGCTCACTACCAGGAGGCCGAGAAGCTGCGGGGGCGCCCGCTCGGACCCGTCGATAAGTACAGAGTGCGCAAGAAGTTTCCGCTGCCCAGAACCATCTGGGACGGCGAGCAGAAGACGCACTGTTTCAAGGAACGGACGCGCAGTCTGTTGCGGGAGTGGTACCTGCAGGACCCGTATCCCAACCCGAGCAAGAAACGCGAACTGGCGCAGGCCACTGGACTCACTCCTACACAAGTCGGAAACTGGTTTAAAAACCGGAGGCAAAGAGACAGAGCAGCGGCAGCAAAAAACAG GCTCCAGCACCAAGCCATAGGACAGAACGGCATGCGCTCTCTATCTGAATGCACTCCGCATAGCTCGGCAGAGTCGCCGTGTACCGCCGCCAGTCCCACCACCAGCGTATCGAGCGTGACGGAGCGCGCCGACATGGCCACATCCATCCTCTCCGTAACGTCCAGTGACTCAGAATGCGACGTATGA